A stretch of Chloracidobacterium validum DNA encodes these proteins:
- a CDS encoding XdhC family protein, translating into MLELDTLLAAIQRFTQPARRLALATVVKVTGSAYRRPGARMLISETGETVGQISGGCLEQDLVEKAQAVLMAGKPQLVTYDTRDASADLTWGVGLGCASETLIYIEPFHPNTWYHPLDLLALARASGEDAALALVFRAEGKFAGRQGFRLLHTDRTPVATGGTVEAADWLRQLHLDLQTCLAERRSRQMTYGTEDGCLEAFIEFVPHPIQLAILGAGDDAIPLARLADQLGWEVTIMDWRPALATPERFPTARAIIVVPQVDDLPLDANHCVVVMTHHYPSDKAIARRLAQVQPRYVGLLGPRRRTERLLDELAAEGTPVAESVAGHWHFPVGLDIGAETPMEIALSIVAEILAVTNHRAGEFLRHRAAPIHEPLPSS; encoded by the coding sequence ATGCTTGAACTCGACACACTGCTTGCCGCCATCCAGCGTTTCACCCAACCAGCACGCCGTCTGGCGCTGGCAACGGTCGTCAAGGTGACGGGGTCGGCCTACCGCCGGCCGGGCGCGCGCATGTTGATCAGTGAAACCGGCGAGACGGTCGGACAGATCAGCGGCGGCTGTCTGGAACAAGACCTCGTCGAGAAAGCCCAGGCCGTTTTGATGGCGGGCAAGCCCCAACTGGTGACGTACGACACCCGCGATGCATCCGCCGATCTGACCTGGGGTGTTGGTCTCGGCTGCGCGAGCGAGACACTTATTTACATCGAGCCGTTTCATCCCAATACCTGGTACCATCCCCTCGACTTGCTGGCCCTAGCCCGGGCATCCGGGGAAGACGCCGCGCTTGCCCTGGTCTTCCGGGCCGAAGGCAAGTTTGCCGGTCGGCAGGGCTTTCGCCTTCTGCATACGGACCGCACGCCGGTTGCCACGGGCGGCACCGTCGAAGCCGCAGATTGGCTGCGGCAGCTTCATCTGGACTTGCAGACGTGCCTGGCCGAACGACGTTCACGCCAGATGACCTATGGCACGGAAGACGGATGCCTCGAAGCCTTCATCGAGTTTGTCCCGCACCCGATCCAGCTTGCCATTCTCGGCGCGGGAGATGACGCCATCCCACTGGCGCGCCTCGCCGACCAACTGGGCTGGGAAGTAACCATCATGGACTGGCGCCCCGCGCTGGCGACGCCGGAACGCTTTCCAACGGCGCGCGCCATCATCGTTGTTCCCCAAGTTGATGACTTACCGCTGGACGCCAACCACTGCGTTGTCGTCATGACCCACCACTACCCAAGCGACAAAGCCATCGCGCGCCGTCTGGCCCAGGTTCAACCCCGCTATGTCGGACTCCTCGGACCGCGCCGCCGAACCGAACGGCTGCTCGACGAGCTGGCCGCCGAAGGCACACCCGTCGCCGAGTCCGTCGCGGGACACTGGCACTTTCCGGTCGGGCTGGACATTGGCGCCGAAACACCGATGGAAATTGCCCTATCCATCGTGGCTGAAATCCTGGCCGTGACCAATCACCGTGCTGGGGAGTTTCTTCGCCACCGCGCTGCGCCGATTCACGAGCCGCTCCCGTCATCATGA